The Syntrophorhabdales bacterium genomic interval GGCCTGGGAAACAGTCCGCCGCGCCTGCCACAGCTTGTCTGCTTCCTTCGGGTCCTGTGTGAGGTCGCAGCGAATGGCATTGTGCTCAAGCACAATCTTCCTGATCTTCTCAGCATCGGCCACGACTGACGCCTGGTTGCCGTCCACCTCGATGATGAGAAGCCCGCCTACTTCGTCCGGTATTCCCATGGGGGATGCCTGCTCACTGCACCTGATGGAAGCTCTGTCCAGAAACTCTATGGTGGAAGGCACAACCCGGGCGGCAACGATGGCCGATACTGTTTTTGCAGCCTCCTCTACTTCTCTGAAGAGTGCGAGCATCGTGGCCCTGGTTTCCGGCAGCGGAATGAGCTTCAGAATTACTTTTGTCACAACGCCAAGCGTTCCTTCACTGCCGACGATGAGCCTTGTCAGGTCATAGCCGACGACCCCCTTCATCGTGCGGACGCCCGTGTTCAGAATTTCACCGGTGGGGAGCACAACCTCGAGGCCGAGCACGTAGTCACGCGTCACCCCATATTTCAGAGAATTTGGTCCTCCTGCGCATTCGGCGATATTGCCGCCGATGCTCGAGTACTTGTAGGATGACGGGTCCGGAGGATAGAAGAGGCCCTTCTTCGCCACCTCTTCCTGTAAGACAAAGGTGATGACGCCGGGTTCCACAACAGTTATCAGGTTCTCCGTATCGATCTCCAGGATACGGTTCATCTTCGTGAAGACAAGCACCACGCCGCCGGCGACGGGCACGGAGCCGCCCGTGAGCCCGGAGCCCTGACCTCTGGGAATGACAGGAAACAGGTGTTTGTTTGCCAACACGAGAATCCGTGATACGTCCGCGGCGGAAGTCGGGAAAACGATCAGGTCAGGCAGGTTGCCATCTACCCTGCCGTCGTACGAATAGCACTTTCGTTCCTCGACCGACGACAAGACATTTTCTTTTCCAACGATTTCTGTGATCTCGTGTATGATTCTGTCATCCATGCAACCACCACATTAAGTAGCACAAGTTTTTGACCTTAAACCTTAAACTTCAAACCTTAAACTCCTATTCGTCTTTAAAAACTGCTCCGCTTGCAGCTCCGGTCACCATGCGGGCGTAACGGGCCATGTAGCCTTCTTTGATGTTCGGTTCAGGCTGCCTCCAGCTAGCCTTTCTCCTGTCCATCTCTTCTTTTGCTACAACGATGTTCATCTTCTTCCTGTCGAGATCTATTTCTATCTTATCTCCATTCCTTACACAAGCGATGGGTCCACCCTCCGCAGCTTCAGGACTCACATGGCCTATGCAAAGGCCGCGCGTACCGCCGGAGAACCTTCCGTCGGTGATAAGAGCAACGCCTTTATCCAGTCCCCGGCCGACCAGAACACTCGTAGGCGTGAGCATCTCTCTCATGCCGGGTCCACCCTTCGGCCCCTCATAGCGCACGATCACCGCGTCTCCCGCTTTAATCTTTCCCTTCATGATCGCCGCTACTGTCTCTTCTTCGCTTTCAAATACTTTTGCCTTTCCGACAAAGGTCCGCATCTCATCGGGAACGCCGGCGGTCTTTATGATAGCACCCTGCGGCGCGAGGCTTCCATACAGCACCGCAAGCCCTCCCTTTTGATGGTACGCTTCCGCCGTCTCACGGATCACGTTATGATCGAAGACCTCCACCTTTTTAAGAATCTCGCCTACCCTCTTACCCTCCACCGTCCTGCAGGACTGCCGGATGAGATTCTTCTTTGAGAGCTCTTTCATGATCGCATACACGCCGCCGGCTTCATTCAAATCCTCAAGGTGATGCGGGCCTGCCGGGCTCATGTTGCAGAGATGAGGAGTCTTCTCTGAGATTTCATCAAACAGCGTAAGCGGCAAATCGATCCCTGCCTCGTGGGCAATCGCGGGCAGATGCAGGGCCGTGTTAGATGATCCGCCAAAAGCCATATCGACGGTGATCGCGTTCCTGAAGGCATCAAGCGTTGCGATGTCGCGCGGCTTCACGTTTTCTTTGACCAGCTCCACAATCCTCCTGCCTGCCCGCTTTGCGAGCCTCAGCCTGGCGGCGTACACAGCAGGGATCGTGCCGTTGCCGACAAGGCCCAAGCCCAGCGCCTCACTCAGGCAATTCATTGAATTTGCCGTGAACATGCCCGCGCACGAGCCCGCGCCCGGACAGGCACATTCTTCCAGCTCCGAAAGTTCTGCTTCTGTCATCAGGCCGCCGGCCACTTTACCTACCCCTTCAAACACTGAGATGAGATCGACCTGCTTTCCCTTGAATCTGCCGGCCAGCATGGGTCCACCGCTCACCACAATAGCAGGTAGATTAAGACGCAGCGCTGCCATCATCATGCCGGGGATGATCTTGTCGCAGTTAGGGATGAGGATGAGACCGTCAAAAGGGTAGGCCTTGGCCATGACTTCGACAGAATCAGCGATCAGTTCGCGGGAACCAAGCGAGTACTTCATGCCCTCATGGTTCATCGCAATGCCGTCGCAGACACCGATGGTTGAAAATTCCATGGGAGTGCCACCTGCCATGTACACACCGTCTTTCACTGCGCGGCAGATCTTGTCGAGGTGGATGTGACCAGGGATCAGGTCGCTGGCAGAGTTTGCGATACCGATGATCGGCCGTTCCAGCTCCTCTGCTACACAGCCCATTGCCTTGAAGAGTGAGCGGTGCGGTGCCTTTTCAATGCCTTTTTTCATGCTGTCTGATCGCATACGTCCTCCTTTGCTGCTTGCTGATCCCGTTAATGTTCGATGCAGGGTGATAGCGAGAATTCAGTATTATACGATAAATGAAAGGCGGATTAAACCGTTCAGGAGATAAAAATGCGAAGGCGAAAGGGCCTAGCGGATGTCCAGAACCACTGAGAATTGGTCCACGGCCTTTTCAGGCCCTTCCCAGACACGGTAATATTTCATAGTGAGATTGGTCTTGCCCGGCTCTTTTGTCTTGAACCGCCATATGCCAGTCACAGGCCCACCCATGAGCTTCTTATCCGGAGGAGGGTTCGTCTCCTCAGAGAGAAGCTCCAGGCGCGCCGGGTCCAGACCGGCTGCATACCACCAGTACCCGGTAGCCCCGGGTCCGCTCAGCTCTACCTGTATGACATCTCCGGACTTTACCTGCAACTCTCGCCCATTATCCTCTTTATGAATGACTACCACGCCAGTACCCTCCCCGGTGTTACCATCAGACCCCATTGCATGAACACCTGCCATCAGCCAGAGCAGAGCGATAAGCAGAATAGAGAAACGGACGCAAAATTTCAACTTGTCGTACCTCCCGTGCACTATAGTATAATTTTAACTCTTATCGGATAAAGGCACAACTTCCTTTACCGCACAACCCCGTTGACCCCCTGTTGCGCGTGTGCTACATTCAACAACGCACAGAGCATTGCCAAAATATTGTAAGAGGAGGCTCCTATGTCCACGATTTATGAAGTCTTTGCGCGCGAGGTACTGGATAGCAGGGGAAATCCGACTGTCGAAGTCGAGGTGGTGCTTGAAAGCGGCGATGTAGGACGCGCAATCGTGCCTTCCGGAGCATCCACCGGCGAAAGAGAAGCTCTGGAGTTGAGAGACAATGATGCAAAACGATACCAGGGAAAAGGTGTGACAAACGCAGTCAAGAATGTAAATGAGATCATCGCCAAGGAAGTGGAAGGCCTCGATGCTGCGGAGCAGACGTACATAGATGACTTGATGATCAAACTCGATTGCACGGATAATAAGAGCAAGCTCGGGGCAAATGCGATCCTCGGGGTGTCCATGGCAGTTGCAAGGGCAGCGGCAGAATATTTCGGCTTGCCGCTCTACCAGTACCTGGGAGGAGTACGCGCCCGGGAACTGCCTGTCCCTCTCATGAACGTCATCAATGGAGGTGCGCACGCCCAGAACCCTCTCGATGTCCAGGAATTCATGATCGCGCCTGTGGGCGCCGACTCTTTCAAGGAAGCGTTGCGGATGGGCGCCGAGGTGTTTCACTCGCTCAAAGCAGTGCTCAAGGAAAAGGGGCATGTCACGGGCGTCGGGGACGAGGGCGGATTCGCACCGCAGATCGCTTCGACCAAAGAGGCACTTGATCTTCTTCTTGTCGCGATCCAAAAGGCGGGCTGCAAACCGGGAGAAGACATCCTGCTCGCTCTTGACGTGGCAGCAAGTGAACTTTTCAAGGCGCGCAAATATAAGATTGATGGCAAGACAATGAAGTCCGAAGAAGTGGTGACTTTTTATCAGTCGCTCATCAAAAACTATCCGATCATCTCCATTGAAGATGGTTTGGCGGAAGGCGACTGGGAAGGGTGGGAACTCCTCACCAAGAAATGCTCGTCGAAAATTCAGCTGGTCGGTGATGATGTCTTTGTTACCAATCCAAAGATATTGATGGAAGGCATTACGAGAGGGGTCGCAAACAGTGTACTGATAAAACTCAAT includes:
- a CDS encoding protease inhibitor I42 family protein, with the protein product MKFCVRFSILLIALLWLMAGVHAMGSDGNTGEGTGVVVIHKEDNGRELQVKSGDVIQVELSGPGATGYWWYAAGLDPARLELLSEETNPPPDKKLMGGPVTGIWRFKTKEPGKTNLTMKYYRVWEGPEKAVDQFSVVLDIR
- the eno gene encoding phosphopyruvate hydratase gives rise to the protein MSTIYEVFAREVLDSRGNPTVEVEVVLESGDVGRAIVPSGASTGEREALELRDNDAKRYQGKGVTNAVKNVNEIIAKEVEGLDAAEQTYIDDLMIKLDCTDNKSKLGANAILGVSMAVARAAAEYFGLPLYQYLGGVRARELPVPLMNVINGGAHAQNPLDVQEFMIAPVGADSFKEALRMGAEVFHSLKAVLKEKGHVTGVGDEGGFAPQIASTKEALDLLLVAIQKAGCKPGEDILLALDVAASELFKARKYKIDGKTMKSEEVVTFYQSLIKNYPIISIEDGLAEGDWEGWELLTKKCSSKIQLVGDDVFVTNPKILMEGITRGVANSVLIKLNQIGTVTETLTTIEIAKRAGYTCVISHRSGETEDTFIADLAVATNAGQIKTGSASRSERIAKYNQLLRIEEELGDTAIFGGKDVFYSIRS
- the ilvD gene encoding dihydroxy-acid dehydratase — protein: MRSDSMKKGIEKAPHRSLFKAMGCVAEELERPIIGIANSASDLIPGHIHLDKICRAVKDGVYMAGGTPMEFSTIGVCDGIAMNHEGMKYSLGSRELIADSVEVMAKAYPFDGLILIPNCDKIIPGMMMAALRLNLPAIVVSGGPMLAGRFKGKQVDLISVFEGVGKVAGGLMTEAELSELEECACPGAGSCAGMFTANSMNCLSEALGLGLVGNGTIPAVYAARLRLAKRAGRRIVELVKENVKPRDIATLDAFRNAITVDMAFGGSSNTALHLPAIAHEAGIDLPLTLFDEISEKTPHLCNMSPAGPHHLEDLNEAGGVYAIMKELSKKNLIRQSCRTVEGKRVGEILKKVEVFDHNVIRETAEAYHQKGGLAVLYGSLAPQGAIIKTAGVPDEMRTFVGKAKVFESEEETVAAIMKGKIKAGDAVIVRYEGPKGGPGMREMLTPTSVLVGRGLDKGVALITDGRFSGGTRGLCIGHVSPEAAEGGPIACVRNGDKIEIDLDRKKMNIVVAKEEMDRRKASWRQPEPNIKEGYMARYARMVTGAASGAVFKDE
- a CDS encoding FAD-linked oxidase C-terminal domain-containing protein, which produces MDDRIIHEITEIVGKENVLSSVEERKCYSYDGRVDGNLPDLIVFPTSAADVSRILVLANKHLFPVIPRGQGSGLTGGSVPVAGGVVLVFTKMNRILEIDTENLITVVEPGVITFVLQEEVAKKGLFYPPDPSSYKYSSIGGNIAECAGGPNSLKYGVTRDYVLGLEVVLPTGEILNTGVRTMKGVVGYDLTRLIVGSEGTLGVVTKVILKLIPLPETRATMLALFREVEEAAKTVSAIVAARVVPSTIEFLDRASIRCSEQASPMGIPDEVGGLLIIEVDGNQASVVADAEKIRKIVLEHNAIRCDLTQDPKEADKLWQARRTVSQATYNLNPVKVAEDVVVPRSEIPTLIRALEEMGKKYGIPILSFGHAGDGNFHVSMMIRDTAEDREKAEEAVKELFARTVSLGGTLSGEHGIGLSKAAYLGMELSDQVMETMKKIKRLFDPNNILNPNKIFPA